A region of Vanessa tameamea isolate UH-Manoa-2023 chromosome 21, ilVanTame1 primary haplotype, whole genome shotgun sequence DNA encodes the following proteins:
- the LOC113394125 gene encoding uncharacterized protein PF3D7_1120600-like: MDAVDNNQFEVKSSKRKIQSGPNVYLNPALDLLANEDPMCNTAMEITPNKRRKTTKSEIAAFENTALDLGISKAAVNEFLQRELNNVRKNVKHYETPIKFTENPTISNPEPIYANLSELSNEQNNFYKHDKEAIPDSIDDTNLNTIEDEIEMDSGISEFDSKFNTVTNSELVNNDISAISNTTNIQTNITNQIFVNNTSNLSFIDRLALDSPATSNQSLYLDDDLNESNIMEIKTITIITKKKIVGNKKNTNPFLDPNLKVDDVSSDNPFLDDKPQPAIEYNVETVNKFDSDVPNNLIPRKLFASDTNSTISTVNESSLNGENHEYENIDSYRSESPVYENIGDDTSDMFYNKQSKILGFDVSQFSAVDIMNLNKKNTTNGSNESNESKKDFKHILKASNKLSKKVFKTLKKKLKGDKVEQNTTLNPYEVPRKLPKQKSDKKDSGIENPALKLDNSDEIEIEEIENENEYETIKTIENTRLNTNVTPLKERVVDSFDLSLNKTYTPGKKVRFDATLNREKIITGNSFNSEIQSPGFDSKVEKYHDELENCINERKFLQQNM, encoded by the coding sequence ATGGATGCAGTGGATAACAATCAATTCGAAGTGAAATCAAGTAAGCGAAAGATTCAAAGTGGACCAAACGTTTACTTGAACCCGGCTCTCGACTTACTCGCGAACGAAGATCCCATGTGCAACACAGCCATGGAAATAACCCCGAACAAGAGACGCAAAACCACAAAGAGCGAGATTGCTGCCTTTGAAAACACTGCTTTAGATCTAGGTATTAGTAAGGCAGCGGTCAATGAATTTCTACAGAGAGAACTTAATAATGTACGCAAGAATGTCAAACATTACGAGACTCCTATCAAATTTACAGAAAATCCAACTATTTCTAATCCAGAACCCATTTATGCCAATCTCTCTGAATTGTCcaatgaacaaaataatttttacaagCATGATAAAGAAGCTATACCAGATAGTATTGACGACACAAATCTGAATACAATAGAAGATGAAATTGAAATGGATTCTGGAATTTCAGAATTCGATAGCAAATTTAACACAGTCACAAATAGCGAGCTGGTTAATAATGATATTTCCGCTATAAGTAATACGACAAACATTCAgacaaatataacaaatcaaatatttgttaataataccaGTAACTTAAGTTTCATCGATAGACTCGCACTCGATTCACCTGCTACCTCAAATCAATCACTTTATCTGGATGATGATTTAAACGAAAGTAATATTATGgagattaaaacaataactatcattacaaaaaagaaaatagtaGGGAATAAAAAGAACACAAATCCTTTCTTAGACCCGAATTTAAAAGTAGACGATGTGTCCAGCGATAATCCGTTTCTGGACGATAAACCACAACCCGCAATAGAATATAACGTAGAAACTGTAAACAAATTCGATAGTGATGTTCCTAATAATTTGATACCAAGGAAATTATTCGCAAGTGACACTAACAGTACGATATCAACTGTGAATGAATCGTCTCTTAACGGTGAAAATcatgaatatgaaaatatagatAGTTATAGATCTGAAAGTCCCGTATATGAGAATATCGGTGATGATACATCAgacatgttttataataaacaaagcaAAATTCTTGGCTTCGATGTCTCCCAATTTAGTGCAGTTGATATcatgaatttaaacaaaaagaatACAACTAACGGATCGAATGAATCAAACGAAagtaaaaaagattttaaacatATACTTAAAGCGAGTAACAAACTATCGAAAAAAGTATTCAAAACTCTAAAGAAGAAGTTAAAAGGAGATAAGGTTGAACAGAATACAACCTTGAATCCATATGAAGTTCCGCGAAAACTCCCCAAACAGAAATCAGATAAAAAGGACTCGGGGATAGAAAACCCTGCACTGAAGCTAGATAATTCTGATGAAATAGAAATAGAGgaaatagaaaatgaaaacgAATATGAGACGATAAAAACAATTGAGAATACAAGACTAAATACAAATGTAACTCCGTTGAAAGAAAGAGTTGTAGATAGCTTTGACCTCTCGCTTAACAAGACTTACACACCCGGTAAGAAAGTTAGATTCGATGCAACACTAAATAGAGAGAAAATTATCACTGGGAACAGTTTTAATAGTGAAATCCAAAGTCCAGGGTTCGATTCTAAGGTTGAAAAGTATCATGATGAACttgaaaattgtattaatgAAAGAAAATTCCTTCAGcagaatatgtaa